A genomic segment from Chitinophaga niabensis encodes:
- a CDS encoding RagB/SusD family nutrient uptake outer membrane protein: MSMNTKYLCILFFLLNSFACKKFLETKSAQRLATPDNLNDLQLLLDNPILQVGLNAINTGTDEYNVLYSNWQSLSDNNKRAYVWDPELNNSNDWSGPYKGVFYANTVLFNLERIRGGDDITRNNIRGAALFTRGFLFYFIAQQFAPQYDEATAGTDLGIVLRLNADFNEVSVRSTVKQTYQQIINDLEAAVKLLPEDQLLKSRPGKAAALAMLARVYLQTGDFKKAGENADACLKINNKLIDYNSLALTATFPLGLFSKNDEMLFYFKASTEVPVSGDETRARVDSNLYRSYDPNDLRKKAFFKDNGNGTFAFKGSYTGEKTLFNGIATDEVYLIRAECNARMNNAVAAMEDLNALLQKRWASGKYAVLSNLSPDQVLQVTLQERKKELLCRGIRWSDLKRLNKDNRFAMTLKRELNGQVYLLPPNDLRYTVLIPTDIIFLTGIPQNPR, translated from the coding sequence ATGAGCATGAACACTAAATATCTCTGCATACTCTTCTTCCTGCTGAATTCTTTCGCCTGCAAAAAATTCCTGGAAACAAAATCTGCACAAAGATTAGCAACACCTGATAACTTAAATGATCTTCAGCTACTGCTTGATAACCCTATCCTGCAGGTTGGATTAAATGCGATCAATACAGGTACGGATGAGTACAATGTATTATATAGCAACTGGCAAAGCCTTTCAGATAATAATAAACGGGCTTATGTATGGGACCCGGAGCTGAATAATTCCAATGATTGGAGCGGGCCTTATAAGGGTGTATTCTATGCAAATACCGTTCTTTTTAACCTGGAAAGGATCAGGGGAGGAGATGATATCACCCGGAATAATATCAGGGGTGCTGCATTATTTACCAGGGGATTCCTGTTCTATTTCATTGCCCAGCAGTTTGCTCCGCAGTATGACGAAGCAACTGCCGGAACCGATCTGGGAATTGTACTGAGGTTAAATGCAGATTTTAATGAAGTGAGTGTAAGATCTACCGTTAAACAAACCTATCAGCAGATCATAAACGACCTGGAAGCTGCCGTAAAGTTATTGCCGGAAGATCAGCTGTTAAAGTCCAGACCTGGTAAGGCTGCTGCTCTGGCTATGCTTGCCCGTGTTTATTTGCAGACCGGTGATTTTAAAAAGGCTGGCGAAAACGCGGATGCCTGCCTTAAGATCAATAATAAATTGATCGATTATAATTCCCTGGCATTAACCGCCACTTTTCCCCTGGGCCTTTTCAGTAAGAACGATGAGATGCTTTTCTATTTCAAGGCCAGCACGGAAGTGCCGGTTAGCGGAGATGAAACAAGGGCAAGGGTTGATTCAAACCTGTATAGGTCATATGATCCCAATGATCTGAGAAAGAAGGCGTTCTTTAAAGACAATGGTAATGGAACTTTTGCCTTTAAAGGCAGTTATACCGGGGAGAAAACATTGTTCAACGGCATTGCTACGGATGAGGTTTACCTGATCAGAGCGGAGTGTAATGCAAGGATGAATAATGCTGTTGCAGCCATGGAAGATCTGAATGCCTTACTGCAGAAACGTTGGGCATCCGGGAAATATGCAGTATTGAGCAACCTTTCGCCGGATCAGGTACTTCAGGTGACATTACAGGAAAGAAAGAAGGAATTATTATGCCGTGGAATACGCTGGTCTGATCTAAAGCGGTTGAATAAAGATAACCGGTTTGCTATGACCTTAAAAAGAGAATTGAATGGCCAGGTATATTTATTGCCGCCAAATGATCTGCGATATACTGTTTTGATCCCAACGGATATTATTTTCCTCACAGGTATACCGCAGAATCCGCGGTAA
- a CDS encoding RNA polymerase sigma-70 factor has product MNDGYIDFNHLYITYRRWLMVVAVGILQNEQEAEEIVQEFFIDLWQRQSYKNIPTSSREAMLNYLFVSIKNRCLNRMAKEDTRLKRLNRFLAMPLPVTSPDNKLENTELKNQLEDAIGQLPPRQSQVFQSAYLMDKSRKEIADEMNISEKTVKKQMQLALKALRNYLRNIH; this is encoded by the coding sequence ATGAATGATGGATATATTGATTTCAACCACCTTTATATTACCTACCGGCGGTGGTTAATGGTAGTGGCCGTAGGCATCCTGCAAAATGAACAGGAAGCAGAGGAGATCGTGCAGGAATTCTTTATCGATCTCTGGCAGCGACAATCCTACAAAAACATTCCCACCAGCAGCAGGGAAGCCATGCTGAATTACCTTTTTGTAAGTATCAAAAACCGCTGTCTCAACAGGATGGCTAAAGAAGATACGCGCCTGAAGCGGCTTAACAGGTTCCTGGCCATGCCGCTGCCTGTTACCTCTCCCGATAATAAACTGGAAAATACAGAGCTTAAAAACCAACTGGAAGATGCCATCGGGCAATTACCACCCCGGCAAAGCCAGGTATTTCAGAGCGCCTACCTCATGGATAAAAGCAGGAAGGAGATCGCAGATGAAATGAACATCAGTGAGAAAACAGTAAAGAAGCAAATGCAGCTGGCACTAAAAGCTTTACGTAATTATCTCAGGAATATTCATTGA
- a CDS encoding FecR family protein — protein MTLKLSGLIDAEEEVWLDNLIKNDPVVQLQWNELLNAYNPKDIDTRFARYNKKPWKAITTKNKVFTIQRALVAAAIIGVCALAASWLFQPKRAAVVQSHGIVLKLSNGETLQLSGTPGTITMAGTQFSKSGNSMSYTAGNEAPGGWNSLTVPIGMDYKIDLPDGSQVWMNSATTLDFPFRFSASTREIKINGEAYLKIAPDVNRPFIVQAGASTVQVLGTEFNVNTYDPKLLKIALVEGAIKMKAGNQELQLSPGQEAIWQNTTSLASRSFDAEEVLGWRKGIYYFNNASLHEITEVLPRWFGIAVVMDRADVGKDLFSGLVNRNKPIHTFLENLKSTTAIDYYFDKEGVLHFK, from the coding sequence ATGACCCTTAAGCTATCCGGCCTGATAGACGCGGAGGAAGAAGTGTGGCTGGATAATCTTATAAAGAATGATCCCGTAGTTCAACTCCAATGGAATGAACTGCTCAATGCATATAACCCCAAAGACATTGATACCCGTTTTGCCAGGTACAACAAAAAGCCCTGGAAAGCCATCACCACAAAAAACAAAGTATTCACCATCCAACGCGCCCTGGTTGCAGCAGCAATCATAGGCGTATGTGCATTGGCCGCCAGCTGGCTCTTCCAGCCTAAACGGGCAGCAGTGGTACAAAGCCACGGCATCGTACTTAAATTATCCAATGGTGAAACCCTGCAGCTTTCCGGTACACCAGGTACCATCACCATGGCAGGCACACAGTTTTCCAAATCCGGCAACTCCATGTCCTATACTGCAGGAAACGAAGCTCCCGGTGGCTGGAACAGCCTCACCGTGCCCATTGGTATGGATTATAAGATTGATCTGCCGGATGGCTCCCAGGTTTGGATGAACAGTGCCACTACACTAGACTTCCCTTTCCGGTTCAGCGCCAGCACCAGGGAAATAAAGATCAATGGCGAAGCCTATCTGAAAATAGCCCCGGACGTTAACCGGCCTTTCATTGTACAGGCAGGTGCATCCACAGTACAGGTGCTGGGTACGGAATTTAATGTGAACACTTATGATCCCAAACTGCTGAAGATAGCATTGGTAGAAGGAGCCATAAAAATGAAAGCAGGTAACCAGGAGCTGCAGCTCTCTCCCGGACAGGAAGCCATATGGCAGAACACTACTTCACTGGCATCCCGCAGTTTTGATGCAGAAGAAGTATTAGGCTGGCGGAAAGGCATTTATTACTTCAACAATGCCAGTCTGCACGAGATAACGGAAGTACTGCCAAGATGGTTCGGTATTGCCGTAGTGATGGACAGGGCTGACGTTGGCAAAGATCTTTTCAGCGGGCTGGTGAACAGGAATAAACCTATTCATACTTTCCTGGAGAACCTGAAAAGCACCACAGCGATCGATTATTATTTCGATAAAGAAGGAGTATTACATTTTAAGTAG
- a CDS encoding AraC family transcriptional regulator: MLLTNHPGPARLSFGVSAKIKNQVNTSSQIPDHYKQYELSFGEAEFTEGPFGCYFTQVFSEPDWTIGWMNFFINKQVTFNPVADTPMAMLYCSLQGNIPAKLHGRPGLFSLQHRKFGFYYVPPKLLNKAIFKPGHYKSIYFSFSAAQLSKFVSQHPQFVQLQESLLQQAANGEQFQVFEFNSKALQIVNEIKECRLEGAAVHIFLQSRINELLLIYFNLLSKPLKDIIIPYEMAIREATVYIGEHYSFDISIPKLARKAGMNINSFTTRFRKIIGTTPAEYIQRTRIQEAEHLLLHSDLSVEEIGAQVGFTSRTYFSRVFKKHHALSPVQYKYKWEVSTAKGFPLN, encoded by the coding sequence ATGCTGCTTACCAATCATCCAGGCCCAGCCAGGTTATCATTCGGCGTATCCGCCAAAATTAAGAACCAGGTTAACACATCCTCTCAAATACCAGACCACTATAAGCAATATGAGCTATCCTTCGGAGAAGCCGAATTCACGGAAGGGCCTTTTGGCTGCTATTTCACACAGGTGTTCTCCGAGCCGGACTGGACCATTGGCTGGATGAACTTTTTTATCAACAAACAGGTAACATTTAACCCGGTGGCGGATACGCCCATGGCTATGCTCTATTGCAGCCTCCAGGGGAACATACCGGCAAAACTGCATGGCCGGCCGGGACTCTTCAGCCTTCAACACAGAAAGTTTGGGTTCTATTATGTTCCGCCCAAACTTTTGAACAAAGCCATCTTTAAACCGGGGCACTATAAGAGTATCTATTTTTCTTTCTCAGCAGCCCAGTTATCCAAATTCGTCTCCCAACATCCACAGTTTGTACAGTTGCAGGAAAGCCTGCTGCAACAGGCAGCAAATGGAGAACAGTTCCAGGTATTTGAGTTTAACAGCAAAGCATTGCAGATAGTGAACGAGATAAAGGAGTGCAGGCTGGAAGGAGCCGCTGTTCATATCTTTCTGCAGTCGAGGATCAATGAACTGCTGCTTATCTACTTTAACCTGCTGAGTAAGCCGCTCAAAGATATTATCATCCCATACGAAATGGCTATCAGGGAAGCCACTGTTTATATAGGCGAACATTATTCTTTTGACATTTCTATTCCCAAGCTGGCCCGTAAAGCGGGTATGAACATCAATTCCTTTACCACCCGTTTCCGGAAGATCATTGGTACAACGCCGGCTGAATATATCCAACGGACAAGGATCCAGGAGGCTGAGCACCTGCTGCTGCATAGCGATCTTTCCGTGGAGGAGATCGGGGCACAGGTAGGGTTTACCAGCAGAACGTATTTTTCCCGGGTGTTTAAGAAGCACCATGCTTTATCGCCCGTGCAATATAAATATAAATGGGAAGTGAGTACAGCAAAGGGTTTCCCGCTTAATTAG
- a CDS encoding NAD-dependent epimerase/dehydratase family protein, whose product MNKDLRVIITGATGMVGEGVLHECLQSPDITAVLLINRKPSGVTHPKLKEVIHSDFFELSSIEGQLSGYDACYFCLGVSAIGMNEEDYYRMTYTLTLYIAQVLSKANPEMVFCYVSGSGTDSSEKGRVMWARVKGKTENDLMNLPFKKVYAFRPGYMQPTKGLKNVKKYYHYMSWMYPFFRAVFPSFVSTLKELGQAMIAVTKDGYPKKVLEVKDIIKLAKTAT is encoded by the coding sequence ATGAATAAAGACTTAAGGGTAATTATTACAGGAGCCACCGGCATGGTGGGAGAGGGCGTACTGCATGAATGCCTGCAAAGCCCTGATATTACTGCCGTACTGTTGATCAACAGGAAGCCTTCAGGGGTTACACATCCCAAGCTGAAAGAGGTCATTCATAGCGATTTTTTTGAGCTGTCTTCCATTGAAGGGCAATTGAGCGGGTATGATGCCTGTTACTTCTGCCTGGGCGTATCGGCCATTGGAATGAACGAAGAAGATTATTACAGGATGACCTATACGCTAACGCTGTACATAGCACAGGTGCTGAGCAAAGCCAATCCTGAAATGGTGTTTTGTTATGTTTCCGGTTCGGGAACAGACAGTTCTGAGAAAGGCCGGGTGATGTGGGCGAGGGTAAAAGGTAAAACAGAGAATGATCTCATGAACCTCCCTTTCAAAAAAGTATATGCATTCCGACCCGGTTACATGCAGCCAACAAAGGGCCTGAAGAATGTGAAGAAGTACTACCATTATATGAGTTGGATGTATCCCTTCTTCAGAGCGGTGTTCCCTTCTTTTGTGAGTACCTTAAAGGAACTGGGGCAGGCAATGATAGCGGTTACAAAGGATGGTTATCCCAAGAAGGTATTGGAAGTAAAAGATATTATTAAGCTGGCGAAGACTGCTACTTAA
- a CDS encoding family 2A encapsulin nanocompartment shell protein, which translates to MSQQPAKQTALGDVAARQLAIATRTVPQLSIITPRWLTHLLSWIPVESGIYRVNKVKDASSVQVDCSARDERILPTTYVDYIENPREYLLSAVNTVLDVHTRVSDLYSKPYNQISEQLRLTIETIKERQESELINNVEYGLLHSIAPSQRIKTRKGPPTPDDLDELITKVWKEPGFFLLHPLTIAAFGRECTRRGVPPPTVSLFGSQFITWRGIPLIPSDKVPIENNTSKILLIRTGESRQGVVGLFQPGLPGEQSPGLSVRFMGINDKAIASYLVSLYCSLSVLVDDAIAVLDDVEIGNYHEYKY; encoded by the coding sequence ATGTCTCAACAACCAGCCAAGCAGACCGCTTTAGGCGATGTAGCTGCGCGCCAGCTTGCCATTGCCACCAGGACCGTCCCCCAGCTCTCCATCATCACACCCAGATGGCTTACGCACCTCTTAAGCTGGATACCTGTGGAATCAGGTATTTACAGGGTGAACAAGGTAAAGGATGCCAGTAGTGTACAGGTTGATTGTTCCGCCCGGGACGAAAGGATCCTCCCTACCACCTATGTGGATTACATTGAAAACCCACGGGAGTATTTATTAAGCGCTGTAAATACGGTACTGGATGTACACACCCGTGTGTCTGATCTTTACAGCAAACCGTACAACCAGATCAGCGAACAATTACGTTTGACGATTGAAACCATTAAAGAAAGACAGGAAAGCGAACTGATCAACAACGTAGAATATGGCCTGCTGCACAGCATTGCGCCATCTCAAAGGATCAAGACCCGTAAAGGGCCACCCACACCTGACGACCTGGATGAACTGATCACAAAGGTCTGGAAAGAGCCGGGGTTCTTTTTATTACACCCCTTAACTATTGCGGCATTCGGAAGGGAATGTACCCGCAGAGGTGTTCCCCCTCCTACTGTTTCTCTTTTCGGCTCCCAGTTCATTACATGGAGGGGCATTCCATTGATCCCTTCGGATAAAGTACCTATTGAAAACAACACTTCAAAGATCCTGCTGATCAGAACAGGCGAAAGCCGCCAGGGCGTAGTGGGTCTTTTCCAGCCGGGCCTTCCGGGAGAACAGTCTCCGGGACTTTCCGTGCGCTTCATGGGTATCAACGATAAAGCTATTGCCTCTTACCTGGTGTCAT
- a CDS encoding SusC/RagA family TonB-linked outer membrane protein has protein sequence MQLFRNCLRSYLLCLMMLCSGIAHAGPAWQKDAVITLQAREITLGKIFKAILQQTGIKIMYAGKMVNEQEVYTGVRFKATKLEDALQFLFKGKGLEWIYRDEVIILRPKATAVPSSDSIPVLNISGRVLDETGIPLPGATVLVKGMGKGTAADALGNFRVQGVPSNATLAVSFTGFEQQEISLEGRSELALALKRQVKEINKVEVFSTGYQDVPKERATGSFEFVNNEELNRRVGSDILSRLEGVTTSVFFDRRGMPPSQNGIAVNNLIIRGLSTLSADLKAPLVVVDNFPYDGNIKNINPNDVENITILKDAAAASIWGARAANGVIVITTKKGQFNQPVKLSFNSNISITEKPDLFHLPKMSSSEVIDVETFLFGQGYYNSIINNSQYPYMTAATEILLKRRSGLISAADSASLLDALRQRDVRHDFDRYIYRTAVSQQYALNLSGGSDKMKYLLSAGYDKTPSILKGDDYNRITVNTDNSFTPIKKLTIQFGVRYTNATARDNSPGDYGSPAFTIGGKALPSYSKLADEDGRFLSIPYKYREGYTDTAGAGRLLDWKYRPLEELDNADFTTKEREFVLSTGLNYKLTNYISLQASYQYQFANVVRSNHYNARSWYARDLINLYTNFNSTVPALRNPIPLGGILDEAIDGRLAHMGRGQVNFNHSWQQKHQLIGLIGGEIRERIVTTTTKRSYGYDENRLSTSLVDYINTFPQYGNRGPAFIPAGSNDYAKTTDHFVSFFGNAAYTYDSRYTISMSGRRDAANQFGVDVNDQWKPFWSAGGSWNISNEPFFKVKAISYLKLRVTYGYQGNVNNTLSPNTIISYANGNSTSNNIPFANIATPANPGLSWETVKQLNAGIDFRIIGNVLSGSMDVYQKKADNLILAVPMDLTTGVNNIMKNSAGMKGSGLDVLISSINFRRAFQWKTDLAFSYVSNKVTDLVSNGSLPRASDVVINAGTSIRPRIDRTPYALFSYPFAGLDPLTGNPQGYSGKKLSTNYVELGNQRSDTANLVYHGTAIPTIFGNLNNTFSYKGISLTINASYRFNYYFRKNTISYNALFANGATHPDFSKRWKQPGDEKVTNVPSMIYPISNALRDNFYGNSSVNILRGDNIRLNYIRLGYDISQELTRKIRIKYMQLYASIDNLGILWRKNKEGLDPDYDAGNTAYMPPKKMVFGLRMDF, from the coding sequence ATGCAACTATTCCGCAATTGTTTACGCAGTTATCTACTGTGCCTGATGATGCTTTGCTCTGGCATCGCACACGCAGGACCAGCCTGGCAGAAAGATGCCGTTATTACGTTGCAGGCCAGGGAGATCACGCTGGGAAAGATCTTCAAGGCTATTTTACAGCAAACCGGTATCAAGATCATGTATGCCGGTAAAATGGTCAACGAACAGGAAGTATATACCGGTGTGCGGTTTAAAGCCACCAAACTGGAAGACGCATTACAATTCCTCTTCAAAGGCAAAGGGCTGGAATGGATCTACCGGGATGAGGTGATCATCCTCCGACCGAAAGCTACTGCCGTTCCTTCTTCAGACAGTATCCCCGTTCTGAATATTTCCGGAAGAGTGCTGGATGAAACGGGTATACCATTACCGGGGGCTACGGTTTTAGTGAAAGGTATGGGGAAAGGAACAGCTGCTGATGCGCTGGGGAATTTCAGGGTGCAGGGAGTGCCTTCCAATGCTACACTTGCAGTAAGTTTTACAGGATTCGAGCAGCAGGAGATCTCTTTGGAAGGGCGCTCTGAATTAGCACTGGCTTTAAAGCGCCAGGTGAAAGAGATCAATAAAGTGGAAGTGTTTTCCACCGGGTACCAGGATGTACCGAAGGAGAGAGCCACCGGTTCTTTTGAGTTTGTGAATAATGAGGAATTGAACAGGCGGGTGGGGAGTGATATTTTGAGCCGGCTGGAAGGAGTAACTACCAGTGTGTTCTTTGACAGGCGGGGAATGCCTCCAAGCCAGAATGGAATAGCAGTGAACAACCTGATCATTCGTGGCCTGAGTACTTTAAGTGCAGATCTGAAAGCGCCATTAGTGGTGGTAGATAATTTTCCTTATGATGGAAATATAAAAAACATTAACCCTAACGATGTAGAGAATATCACCATCTTAAAGGATGCGGCTGCCGCATCTATCTGGGGAGCCAGGGCTGCAAATGGTGTAATTGTGATCACCACAAAAAAAGGGCAGTTCAATCAGCCGGTAAAATTATCCTTTAATTCAAACATCAGTATAACCGAAAAACCTGATCTGTTTCATCTTCCCAAAATGTCTTCTTCAGAGGTGATTGATGTGGAAACCTTTCTGTTTGGGCAAGGCTATTACAATAGCATCATCAACAACAGCCAGTATCCATACATGACAGCAGCTACCGAAATTTTATTGAAAAGGAGGTCCGGCCTTATTTCTGCAGCTGACTCCGCATCGTTACTGGATGCATTGCGGCAACGCGATGTTCGCCATGATTTTGACCGCTACATTTATCGCACAGCCGTGAGCCAGCAGTATGCCCTGAACTTAAGCGGGGGGAGTGATAAAATGAAATACCTTTTGTCTGCAGGATATGATAAAACCCCCAGCATCCTGAAAGGAGATGATTATAATAGGATTACGGTGAACACTGATAACAGCTTTACACCAATAAAAAAACTTACAATACAATTTGGTGTCAGATATACTAATGCAACGGCAAGAGATAACAGCCCGGGTGATTATGGCTCGCCTGCCTTTACGATAGGGGGGAAGGCATTGCCTTCCTATTCAAAACTAGCGGATGAAGATGGCCGGTTTTTATCCATTCCCTATAAATACCGGGAAGGATACACAGATACAGCTGGTGCAGGCAGGCTTTTGGATTGGAAGTACCGCCCGCTTGAGGAACTGGATAATGCTGACTTTACAACAAAAGAAAGGGAGTTTGTATTGAGTACGGGCCTTAATTATAAACTAACAAATTATATAAGCCTTCAGGCAAGTTACCAGTATCAGTTTGCCAATGTTGTCCGCAGCAATCATTATAATGCCAGGTCCTGGTATGCCCGGGACCTTATTAACCTTTATACCAATTTCAATAGTACAGTTCCGGCTTTAAGGAATCCCATACCATTAGGGGGGATCCTGGATGAAGCTATAGATGGCCGGTTGGCGCACATGGGCAGAGGACAGGTTAATTTTAATCATTCCTGGCAGCAGAAACATCAGTTAATCGGGCTGATAGGGGGAGAGATAAGAGAAAGGATCGTAACAACAACTACTAAAAGGTCATACGGATATGATGAAAACAGGCTGAGTACATCACTGGTGGATTATATTAATACTTTCCCGCAATATGGAAACAGGGGGCCTGCTTTTATCCCGGCGGGATCAAATGATTATGCAAAAACAACTGACCACTTTGTTTCATTCTTTGGAAACGCAGCTTATACATATGACAGCAGGTATACTATTTCGATGAGCGGCAGAAGGGATGCTGCTAACCAGTTTGGTGTGGATGTGAATGATCAATGGAAACCTTTTTGGTCTGCAGGAGGCTCCTGGAATATTTCAAACGAGCCTTTTTTCAAGGTAAAGGCAATTTCCTATTTGAAGCTGAGAGTTACTTACGGATACCAGGGGAATGTTAATAATACCCTTTCCCCTAATACAATAATTTCTTATGCAAATGGCAATTCCACCTCTAATAATATTCCATTTGCAAATATTGCCACACCGGCGAACCCAGGATTGAGCTGGGAAACGGTTAAACAGTTAAATGCTGGTATCGATTTTCGCATCATAGGAAATGTACTGTCAGGAAGTATGGATGTATATCAGAAAAAAGCCGATAATTTAATACTGGCAGTACCTATGGACCTGACCACAGGTGTTAATAACATTATGAAGAACAGCGCCGGCATGAAAGGTAGCGGGTTGGATGTGCTGATAAGCAGTATTAATTTCAGGAGGGCATTTCAATGGAAAACAGATCTGGCATTTAGTTATGTATCTAATAAGGTTACAGACCTGGTGAGTAATGGCAGCCTTCCGAGAGCGAGCGATGTTGTGATAAATGCGGGAACATCCATAAGGCCCCGCATAGACCGTACGCCTTATGCATTGTTCAGTTACCCTTTTGCCGGACTGGACCCTCTTACAGGAAATCCACAGGGCTATTCTGGGAAGAAGTTAAGCACTAATTATGTTGAACTGGGGAATCAGCGTTCAGATACCGCAAACCTGGTATACCATGGCACTGCTATTCCAACGATATTTGGTAACCTCAACAATACTTTCAGCTACAAGGGTATTTCATTAACGATAAATGCCAGTTATCGCTTCAATTATTATTTCAGGAAAAATACCATATCCTATAATGCCTTATTTGCTAATGGGGCAACGCATCCTGATTTTTCCAAAAGATGGAAACAGCCGGGAGATGAGAAGGTCACGAACGTTCCTTCCATGATATATCCTATCTCTAATGCTCTCAGGGATAATTTCTATGGAAATTCATCTGTGAACATTCTCCGGGGAGATAATATCAGGTTAAACTATATCCGGCTGGGATATGATATAAGCCAGGAACTAACACGGAAGATACGGATCAAATATATGCAGCTTTATGCCAGCATTGACAACCTGGGGATCTTATGGAGGAAGAACAAAGAAGGGCTTGATCCCGATTACGATGCAGGGAATACTGCCTATATGCCACCTAAAAAGATGGTTTTCGGATTAAGGATGGATTTTTAA
- a CDS encoding YihY/virulence factor BrkB family protein yields MMKSKREHLKRWQVFFLSFKDAFNELSANDPLRMAGATAFFTTFALPAILVIIIQMLRLIFEPRLISRQLFDELRAIIGDETTQDVIHTLRAFRGIAQSWLIAIGGFIFLLFVATTLLKVMTSSVNQIWRLRPIAKGNFKLIMISRLKGVLVILFTAVLFVIGILADAAQAFLGHYIEKGLPELMIFYESVLRYLVSILTVTLWFALVFYLLPDGRPRWKILFTGALVTSVLFNAGKLVLHWLLTYSNINTIYGASASTVLLLLFVFYTSLIFYYGAAFANVWANANGHPIQPLPHAIKYQLTDVEEEEVIPSRG; encoded by the coding sequence ATGATGAAAAGCAAGCGGGAACATTTAAAACGCTGGCAGGTATTCTTCCTGTCATTTAAAGATGCCTTCAACGAGCTGTCTGCCAATGACCCATTGCGCATGGCCGGTGCCACTGCTTTTTTCACCACTTTTGCCCTGCCGGCCATCCTGGTGATCATTATCCAGATGTTAAGGCTCATCTTTGAGCCAAGGTTGATCAGCCGACAGCTTTTTGATGAACTGAGGGCCATCATCGGGGACGAAACCACCCAGGACGTAATACATACCCTCCGGGCTTTTCGTGGCATTGCGCAAAGCTGGCTGATCGCTATTGGCGGTTTTATCTTCCTGTTATTCGTAGCCACTACTTTGCTGAAAGTGATGACCAGCTCTGTGAACCAGATCTGGAGACTGCGGCCGATCGCTAAAGGGAATTTCAAACTGATCATGATATCCCGCTTAAAAGGTGTGCTGGTGATCCTGTTCACTGCCGTACTCTTTGTAATAGGTATCCTGGCAGATGCGGCACAGGCTTTCCTGGGCCATTATATTGAAAAGGGTTTGCCGGAGCTGATGATCTTCTATGAGAGTGTATTGCGTTATCTTGTTTCCATCCTCACTGTTACACTCTGGTTTGCATTAGTGTTCTACCTGTTGCCGGACGGGCGGCCCCGGTGGAAGATCTTATTTACCGGAGCACTGGTAACAAGTGTATTGTTTAATGCGGGGAAACTGGTACTTCATTGGTTGCTGACGTACAGCAATATCAATACTATTTACGGCGCTTCTGCTTCTACCGTGCTTTTACTGCTCTTTGTATTCTATACTTCCCTGATCTTTTACTATGGTGCCGCTTTTGCGAATGTATGGGCAAATGCCAATGGTCATCCCATCCAGCCATTGCCGCATGCTATAAAATACCAGCTAACGGATGTAGAAGAAGAAGAGGTTATTCCATCCCGAGGTTAA